A single Triticum dicoccoides isolate Atlit2015 ecotype Zavitan chromosome 2A, WEW_v2.0, whole genome shotgun sequence DNA region contains:
- the LOC119356885 gene encoding ABC transporter B family member 19-like: protein MADPAADGKAEKMANGSAGCDAAAAGQGKKRADQAVAFHELFSFADRWDLALMALGTLGALAHGAAMPFFFLLFGDLINGFGKNQTDLRAMTDEVAKYALYFVYLGLVVCVASYAEIACWMYTGERQVIALRKAYLDAVLRQDVGFFDTDARTGDIVFGVSTDTLLVQDAIGEKVGNFMHYLATFFAGLVVGFVSAWRLALLSVAVIPAIAFAGGLYAYTLTGLTSKSRESYANAGVVAEQAIAQVRTVYSFVGESKALNSYSEAIQNTLKLGYKAGMAKGLGIGCTYGIACMSWALVFWYAGVFIRNGQSDGGKAFTAIFSAIVGGMSLGQAFSNLGAFSKGKIAGYKLLEVIRQKPSIVHDHKDGKLLAEVHGNIEFKDVTFSYPSRPDAMIFRDFSLFFPAGKTVAVVGGSGSGKSTVVALIERFYDPNEGQVLLDNVDIKTLQLRWLRDQIGLVNQEPALFATTIIENILYGKPDATMAEVEAAATASNAHSFISLLPNGYNTMVGERGIQLSGGQKQRIAIARAMLKDPKILLLDEATSALDADSENIVQEALDRLMVGRTTVIVAHRLCTIRNVNMIAVLQQGQVIETGTHDELLAKGTSGAYASLIRFQETAHNRDLGAASTRRSRSMHLTSSLSTKSLSLRSGSLRNLSYQYSTGADGRIEMISSADNSLKYPAPRGYFFKLLKLNGPEWPYAVLGAIGSVLSGFIGPTFAIVMGEMLDVFYYQDPVEMEKKTKLYVFIYIGTGIYAVVAYLVQHYFFSIMGENLTTRVRRMMLSAILRNEVGWFDEEENNSSLVAARVAVDAADVKSAIAERISVILQNITSLMTSFIVGFIIEWRVAILILATFPLLVLANFAQQLSMKGFAGDTAKAHAKSSMVAGEGVSNIRTVAAFNAQNKVMSLFSHELRIPEEQILRRSQTAGLLYGLSQLCLYCSEALILWYGSHLVRSHGSTFSKVIKVFVVLVVTANSVAETVSLAPEIVRGGESIRSIFGILNRATRIEPDDPEAERVTTVRGDIELRHVDFSYPSRPDIEIFKDFNLKIQAGRSQALVGASGSGKSTVIALIERFYDPTGGKVMIDGKDIRRLNLKSLRRRIALVQQEPALFASSILENIAYGKEGATEEEVVEAAKTANVHAFVSQLPDGYRTAVGERGVQLSGGQKQRIAIARAVLKDPAILLLDEATSALDAESESVLQEALERLMKGRTTVLVAHRLSTIRGVDRIAVVQDGCIIEHGGHSELVARPEGAYSRLLQLQNHRN, encoded by the exons AGATCGCGTGCTGGATGTACACCGGGGAGCGGCAGGTGATCGCGCTCCGGAAGGCGTACCTGGACGCCGTGCTCCGGCAGGACGTGGGGTTCTTCGACACGGACGCGCGCACGGGGGACATCGTCTTCGGCGTCTCCACCGACACGCTGCTCGTGCAGGACGCCATCGGCGAGAAGGTGGGCAACTTCATGCACTACCTGGCCACCTTCTTCGCGGGCCTCGTCGTCGGCTTCGTCTCCGCGTGGCGGCTCGCGCTGCTCAGCGTCGCCGTCATCCCGGCCATCGCCTTCGCCGGCGGCCTCTACGCCTACACGCTCACCGGGCTCACCTCCAAGAGCCGCGAGTCCTACGCCAATGCCGGCGTCGTCGCAGAGCAG GCAATTGCGCAAGTTAGAACAGTCTACTCATTTGTTGGAGAGAGCAAAGCTCTCAATTCGTACTCTGAAGCAATCCAGAATACACTGAAGCTTGGTTACAAAGCCGGGATGGCAAAAGGTCTTGGTATTGGGTGCACTTACGGGATAGCGTGCATGTCATGGGCGCTAGTATTCTGGTATGCTGGTGTCTTCATCAGGAATGGGCAGAGCGACGGTGGCAAGGCCTTTACTGCAATCTTTTCTGCAATCGTTGGTGGCAT GAGTCTTGGCCAGGCATTCTCCAACCTTGGAGCGTTCAGCAAAGGGAAGATTGCCGGATACAAACTGTTGGAGGTCATTCGCCAGAAACCCTCCATAGTTCATGATCATAAGGATGGCAAGTTGTTGGCGGAGGTCCACGGAAATATTGAGTTCAAGGATGTTACTTTCAGTTATCCATCAAGGCCTGATGCCATGATCTTTCGGGATTTCTCTCTGTTCTTTCCTGCTGGGAAAACTGTTGCAGTTGTTGGAGGCAGTGGGTCTGGAAAGAGCACTGTCGTGGCTTTGATAGAAAGGTTCTATGATCCTAATGAAG GCCAGGTTTTGCTGGACAATGTTGATATCAAGACACTTCAATTGAGGTGGCTGAGGGATCAAATTGGACTAGTAAACCAAGAACCTGCCCTTTTTGCAACTACTATCATTGAGAATATACTTTATGGAAAACCTGATGCCACAATGGCAGAAGTTGAGGCTGCAGCAACTGCATCCAATGCTCATAGTTTCATCTCTCTCCTGCCCAATGGATACAACACAATG GTTGGGGAGCGAGGAATTCAGCTATCTGGTGGTCAGAAACAGCGTATTGCGATTGCTCGTGCTATGCTGAAGGACCCCAAGATACTGCTCCTTGATGAAGCTACCAGTGCTTTAGACGCAGACTCAGAGAACATTGTGCAAGAAGCTCTAGACCGCCTGATGGTTGGGAGGACTACCGTAATTGTTGCGCACCGTCTGTGCACCATCAGAAATGTAAACATGATCGCGGTGTTACAACAAGGCCAAGTTATTGAGACTGGGACACATGATGAACTTTTAGCAAAGGGAACCTCCGGAGCATATGCCTCCCTGATCCGTTTTCAGGAAACGGCACATAACAGAGATCTTGGTGCTGCCTCTACCCGTAGGTCGCGCTCGATGCACTTGACTAGCTCTCTGTCCACCAAATCTCTGAGCCTCAGGTCGGGAAGTTTACGGAACCTGAGCTATCAGTACAGCACTGGAGCAGATGGGCGCATCGAGATGATCTCAAGCGCAGATAATAGCCTCAAATACCCAGCACCACGTGGTTACTTTTTCAAGCTCCTAAAACTGAATGGTCCTGAATGGCCGTATGCGGTGTTGGGTGCTATTGGTTCTGTTCTATCTGGATTCATTGGTCCAACATTCGCCATTGTTATGGGTGAAATGCTTGATGTGTTCTACTACCAGGACCCCGTTGAAATGGAGAAGAAGACAAAACTTTATGTGTTCATCTATATTGGCACAGGCATATACGCCGTAGTTGCTTATCTTGTGCAGCATTACTTCTTCAGCATAATGGGAGAAAATCTTACAACCAGAGTTAGGAGGATGATGCTGTCTG CGATACTTAGGAACGAAGTTGGTTGGTTTGATGAAGAAGAAAACAACTCTAGTCTCGTGGCTGCTCGTGTAGCAGTTGATGCGGCTGATGTGAAGTCGGCGATAGCTGAGAGGATATCAGTTATACTGCAGAACATAACATCCCTGATGACATCTTTCATCGTCGGTTTTATCATTGAGTGGAGAGTGGCGATCCTTATTCTGGCCACTTTCCCTCTTCTTGTGCTTGCCAACTTTGCTCAG CAACTTTCGATGAAGGGCTTTGCTGGTGACACAGCAAAAGCACACGCCAAGAGCAGCATGGTTGCCGGTGAAGGCGTGAGCAACATCCGCACCGTGGCGGCCTTCAACGCTCAGAACAAGGTCATGTCTCTCTTCAGCCATGAGCTGCGCATACCAGAGGAGCAGATCCTGCGCCGCAGCCAGACCGCGGGCCTTCTGTACGGCCTCTCGCAGCTCTGCCTCTACTGCTCGGAAGCGCTCATTCTCTGGTACGGTTCTCATCTGGTGCGGTCACATGGGTCGACCTTCTCCAAGGTCATCAAGGTCTTCGTCGTCCTTGTCGTGACCGCCAACTCCGTCGCCGAGACGGTCAGCCTTGCACCAGAGATCGTCCGTGGTGGCGAATCTATCCGCTCCATCTTCGGCATCCTCAACAGGGCGACGAGGATCGAGCCCGATGACCCGGAGGCAGAGCGGGTCACCACTGTTCGCGGCGACATTGAGCTGCGGCATGTCGACTTCTCGTATCCGTCTCGCCCTGACATTGAGATATTCAAGGATTTCAACCTGAAGATCCAGGCCGGGCGCAGCCAGGCTCTGGTGGGAGCTAGTGGTTCTGGTAAGAGCACCGTCATTGCGCTCATCGAGCGGTTCTACGACCCGACAGGGGGCAAGGTGATGATCGACGGCAAGGACATCCGGAGGCTGAACCTCAAGTCCCTGCGGCGCAGGATCGCGCTGGTGCAGCAGGAGCCGGCGCTCTTCGCCTCCAGCATCCTGGAGAACATCGCGTACGGCAAGGAAGGCgcgacggaggaggaggtggtcgagGCGGCCAAGACGGCCAACGTGCACGCGTTCGTGAGCCAGCTCCCCGACGGGTACCGGACGGCGGTGGGCGAGAGGGGCGTGCAGCTGTCGGGCGGGCAGAAGCAGCGCATCGCCATCGCCAGGGCGGTGCTCAAGGACCCGGCCATCCTGCTGCTGGACGAGGCGACGAGCGCGCTGGACGCCGAGTCGGAGAGCGTGCTGCAGGAGGCGTTGGAGCGGCTGATGAAGGGGCGGACGACGGTGCTGGTGGCGCACCGGCTGTCGACGATCCGCGGCGTGGACCGCATCGCCGTGGTGCAGGACGGGTGCATCATCGAGCATGGCGGGCACTCGGAGCTCGTGGCGCGGCCCGAGGGGGCCTACTCGCGGCTGCTGCAGCTGCAGAACCACCGCAACTGA